A window of the Sardina pilchardus chromosome 21, fSarPil1.1, whole genome shotgun sequence genome harbors these coding sequences:
- the cysltr1 gene encoding cysteinyl leukotriene receptor 1 has product MLPDTTFGYTISPTGMALDNDTSLNKTCPSIDDFRNQVYSTAYSIITVFGLVGNGFALLVLLRTFRQRSAFHIYMLNLAVSDILCVCVLPLRVVYYVNKGQWNYGDFLCRISSYTLYVNLYCSIFFMTAMSFTRFLAIVFPVQNLKLVTERKARVVCICIWVFICATSSPFLMQGEYVDAATNKTKCFEPPQRKGKSSKGGLGKLMGLNYFSLVVGFILPFLVIMLCYAGITRALLARTNVSQQRQRATRVKAIRMIVIVTVTFLVSFMPYHIQRTLHLHFMSRKDASCDEIITMQKSVVVTLCLAASNSCFDPLLYFFSGENFRRRLSTFRRPSGGVTSGTRRAIPSNVQQPLEEGDQQLCNGTSKVA; this is encoded by the exons ATGTTACCCGACACAACTTTTGGATACACCATCTCCCCTACCGGG ATGGCCCTGGATAATGATACATCTTTGAACAAAACATGTCCATCTATTGACGACTTCCGCAACCAAGTGTATTCCACTGCCTACTCCATCATCACCGTCTTTGGCCTGGTGGGGAACGGCTTCGCCCTGCTCGTCCTCCTGCGAACGTTCCGCCAGCGCTCGGCCTTCCACATCTACATGCTGAACCTGGCCGTGTCGGACatactgtgcgtgtgcgtgctgcCCCTGCGCGTGGTCTACTACGTCAACAAGGGCCAGTGGAACTACGGCGACTTCCTGTGCCGCATCAGCTCCTACACGCTCTACGTCAACCTCTACTGCAGCATCTTCTTCATGACGGCCATGAGCTTCACGCGCTTCCTGGCCATCGTCTTCCCCGTGCAGAACCTCAAGCTGGTGACGGAGCGCAAGGCGCGCGTcgtctgcatctgcatctggGTGTTCATCTGCGCCACCAGCTCGCCGTTCCTCATGCAGGGCGAGTACGTGGACGCCGCCACCAACAAGACCAAGTGCTTCGAGCCGCCGCAGCGCAAGGGCAAGAGCAGCAAGGGCGGCCTGGGCAAGCTGATGGGGCTCAACTACTTCTCCCTGGTGGTGGGCTTCATCCTCCCCTTCCTGGTGATCATGCTGTGCTACGCGGGCATCACGCGGGCGCTGCTGGCGCGCACCAACGTCTCGCAGCAGAGGCAGCGCGCCACGCGCGTCAAGGCCATCCGCATGATCGTCATCGTCACGGTGACCTTCCTGGTCAGCTTCATGCCGTACCACATCCAGCGCACGCTGCACCTGCACTTCATGAGCCGCAAGGACGCCAGCTGCGACGAGATCATCACCATGCAGAAGTCCGTGGTCGTCACCCTCTGCCTGGCCGCCTCCAACTCCTGCTTCGACCCGCTGCTCTACTTCTTCTCCGGGGAGAACTTCCGACGCCGCCTCTCCACCTTCCGCAGGCCGTCCGGCGGCGTCACCAGCGGCACGCGAAGGGCTATTCCGTCCAACGTCCAGCAGCCGCTGGAGGAGGGCGACCAGCAGCTTTGCAACGGAACCAGCAAAGTTGCATAA
- the LOC134069162 gene encoding uncharacterized protein LOC134069162: MSRTVPHWAALGAAKKGTSAQLELSAAVTGLMAPRDALRRFLLLKYIQTLLLPLGNELLLAVGALASLYTLLLLSSPRVSRKASVVLLGQLARADGLLLLRWGLGLESGLGLGDLRLSLGCVGQASPWIVRGLLPEAHHLASLLLLSCVSLEALLVSHWAAESRHVRTTHHARLACALIWTGVALQLGLQVVGRCSRDSNSDADGGLIGRFLHVCATLAPLSHALMQGLQGLLWVGNTWVLYTVFYRKTQKGKSCFH, from the exons ATGAGCCGGACTGTGCCACACTGGGCGGCTCTTGGCGCTGCAAAGAAAGGAACAAGTGCACAGCT cgaGCTCTCAGCGGCCGTGACGGGTCTGATGGCCCCTCGCGACGCCCTCCGCCGCTTCCTCCTGCTGAAATATATCCagacgctgctgctgccgctgggcAACGAGCTGCTGCTGGCCGTGGGCGCTCTGGCCAGCCTCTACACCCTCCTGCTGCTCTCCTCGCCGCGCGTCTCCCGCAAGGCTTCCGTCGTGCTGCTGGGCCAGCTGGCCAGGGCCgacggcctgctgctgctgcgctgggGCCTGGGCCTCGAGTCCGGTCTCGGGCTGGGCGACCTGAGGCTTTCACTGGGCTGCGTCGGGCAGGCGAGCCCCTGGATCGTGCGGGGCCTGCTGCCCGAGGCCCACCACCTGGCCAGTTTGCTGCTGCTGAGCTGCGTCAGCCTGGAGGCGCTGCTGGTGAGCCACTGGGCGGCCGAGTCGCGCCACGTGCGGACCACGCACCACGCCAGACTCGCCTGCGCCCTCATTTGGACCGGAGTGGCGCTGCAGCTGGGCTTACAGGTGGTGGGACGCTGCTCGCGGGACTCAAACTCGGACGCAGACGGGGGGCTAATCGGGCGCTTCCTGCATGTCTGTGCTACTCTGGCTCCACTCTCGCATGCGCTGATGCAAGGCCTACAAGGGCTGCTCTGGGTGGGGAACACTTGGGTGCTTTATACGGTATTTTACCGTAAGACACAGAAGGGAAAGAGCTGTTTCCACTAG